Genomic segment of Acidobacteriota bacterium:
CCGGGCTGACCAAGGCGGTGCTGGCCCTGGAGCGGGAGGAGATCCCGCCGGTGGTGCACTTCGAGCAGCCCAATCCTTCCCTGGGGCTGCCCGGGAGCGCCTTCCGGGTCGCCGACGAGTTGATCCCCTGGCCCCGCAGCGCCGAGCCCCGGCGGGCGGGGGTGAGCTCCTTCGGCCTCGGCGGCACCAACGCCCACGTGGTGTTGGAGGAAGCGCCGGCACCGGCGCCCTCCGGCCCCAGCCGGCCCTGGCAGCTGCTGCGCTGGTCGGCGCGCACCGCGAGCTCCTTGGACCAGGCCACCATCCACCTGGCGGCGCGCCTGGAGGCCCAACCCGAAACGCCCCTGGCGGACGTCGCCTACACCCTGGCGGTGGCCCGCACCCCCTTCGAGCATCGGCGCATGCTGGTCTGCCGAGAGAGCTCTGAAGAGGTCCCCGCCGACGCCCTCGAAGCCCTCGCCGGCGATCAGCAGCAGCGCATGCTCAGCGGTCGGGCCCTCGACCGCCGGCGCTCCGTCGCCTTCCTCTTCGCCGGTCTGGGGGATCAATACATCGGCATGGCGGCGGAGCTCTATCGCCAGGAAGAGGAGTACCGGCGCTGGTTCGACCGCTGCGCCGAGGCGGTGAAGGAGCGGCTGGACGTGGATCTGGTGGACCTGCTCTACGGCGAGGATTTCTCGGACGCCGGTGCTGAAGAGGCTGCTGCGCCCAAGACAGACCAGCCCCAACAAGAAGCCAAGCTCGATTTCCGCGCCCTGGTGGGTCGGGGCAAGAAGCCCGCCTCCCCCCGGGAGCGGGAGCTGGAGCGCACCCTGGTGGCCCAGCCGGCGCTCTTCGCCGTCGGCTACTCCCTGGCCCGGCTGTGGATGAGCTGGGGGCTGGAGCCGTCGGCGCTGCTGGGCTACAGCCTGGGGGAGTACGTCGCCGCCTGCGTCGCCGGCGTGCTGGAGCTGGAGGACGCCCTGGCGCTGGTGTGCGAGCGGGCGCGGCTCATCGAGACGGTGGAGGCCGGCGCTATGGTGGCGGTACCCCTGGCGGCGGCGGAGACCGAGGCCTATTTGGGCGAGGAGCTTTCCCTGGCGGCGGTCAACGGACCGCAGATGAGCGTCGTCTCTGGTGCCGAGGCGGTGGTGGCGGCGCTGGAGGAGCGGCTGGGGGAGGCGGGGCTGGTGTGCCGGCGCCTGGACACCCATCACGCCTTCCATTCGAGCCTGTTGGAGAGCATCGCCGGCGAGCTCACGGAGCTGGTCTCGGGCTTCACCACCCGGCCGCCGCAGATTCCCTACATCTCCAACGTCACCGGCACCTGGATCCGCGACGAGGAGGCCACGGACCCGGCTTATTGGGCCCGTCACCTGACCCAAACCGTGCGCTTCGCCGACGGCATCGCCGAGCTTTGGCGCCAGGAGAATCGGGTCCTGCTGGAGGTGGGGCCGGGGCAGAGCTTGGGCAGCCTGGCGCTGCAGCAGGGCTTGGACGCCGCCGAGGGCAGCGCCCCGCGAACGGTGCTGGCGACCCTGCCCAACCGCTACGACAAGACTCCCGACACCGCCTTCCTGCTCTCCGCCCTGGGCCAGCTGTGGCTCGCGGGGGTCGAGGCCGACGCCGAGGCTCTCTATGCCGGCGAGGACCGCCGGCGGGTGCATCTGCCGGGCTACGCCTTCGATCACCAGCACTACTTCGTCGAGCCCACCCCGCGATTCGCCGCGGTGCCCCGGGAGGAACGGCTGCCGGTGGAGGAGTGGTTCCACGCCCCGTCGTGGCTGCGCTCCCGCCGCCCGTCGCCGCAGATGGACCGCGAAAGCCTGCTGCAGCGGGCGGCGGAACGGCGGTGGTTGCTGCTGGAGGACGCGCTGGAGGAGGGAGCGGAGGAAGCTCCGGACGAGCTGACCCAGAGCTTCGCCGCGCTGCTCGAAGAGTCGGGGGCGGCGGTGATCCGCGCCCGTCCCGGCGACGAATTCCAAGAGCCGGACGAGAACGACGGCGTCTACCGCCTGCGCCCCGGCCACCGGGACGATTTCGCCGCCCTGCTGCGCTCCCTGCGCGCCGCCGAGACGGTGCCGGACTCCATCGTTCACCTGTGGAGCCTGGGCTCCGGCGATGCTGAGGCGTCTCCGGCGGATCGGGAAGAACAGGCCTTCGACCGCGGCTACGCCTCCCTCATCGCCCTGGCACAGGCCCTGGGTCCGCTGCCGGGAGAAGAGCCGGTGGATTTGTGGGTGGTGGCCGACGGCCTCTTCGAGGTCTGCGGCGGCGAGGCCATCGATCCCCTCAAGGCGACGCTGCTGGGACCTTGCCGGGTGCTGCCGCTGGAAGTGCCGCAAATGCGCACCCGGCTCCTCGAGCTGCCGCCGGTGCCGGCTTCTGACAGCGCCGTCGATGCCGGCCTCGCTCGGCCCTCGGCAGAGGAGCTGCTGAACGAGCTTCTTTCCTCTCAGCAAGAGACTTTCCAGAAGGAGCCGGTGACCGCATTGCGTCGGGGCCGCCGCTGGACGCCGGCCTATGAGGCACTGCCGCCGGAGGCTCCCGAGCCCGCCGCCACCCTGCGCCACCAGGGCGTCTATCTGATCACCGGTGGTCTTGGCGGTCTCGGCCGCGGTTGCGGCGAGTACCTGGCGCGACATCTCCAGGCTCGGTTGGTGCTGGTGGGACGCCATGGCCTGCCGCTCCGGGAGGAGTGGCCGGCGCTGCTGGAGGCGGAGCCGGGGTCGCCGGTGGCGGAGCGCATCCGCTCCGTGCAGGCGATGGAGGAAGCCGGCGGGGAGGTCTTGGTGGCGGCGGCGGACGTGGCGGACGAGGAAGCCATGGCCGGGGTGGTGGCGCAGGCGGTGGAGCGCTTCGGCGCCATCCACGGCCTGATCCACACCGCCGGCGTCCCCGGGGCCGGCTTGCTGCAGCTCAAGACCCGGGAGATGTCCCGCCAGGTGCTGCGGCCCAAGGTCGCCGGCACCCTGGTTCTCGAACGGGTGCTGGCGGAGCAACCCCTGGAGACGGTGGTCACCTTCTCCGCCCTCACCGCTCTCTCCGGCGGCATCGGACAGGTGGATTATTGCGCCGCCAACGCCTTCCTCGGCGCCTGGGCGGCGGCCCGGGCCCAGCGCGGCCTGCCCGCCACCACCGTCTATTGGTGCGCCTGGAAGTGGGATGCTTGGCAGTCCGACCTCACCTCCTTCGACGACCGCGTGCAGGACGCCTTCCGGGAAGGCCGGGAGCGCTTCGGTCTGGCCATGAACGAGGGCATGGACGCCCTGGTGCAGCTGGTGGCCGCCGGCGTGTCCGAGGGGGTGGTCTCCACCACCGACCTCGGCGCCGCCCTGGGCCAGGAGCTGGACGTTTCCCAGGCCCTGGAAGAGCTCGGTCTCGGCTCCAGCGGCGACGGTCCCGGCGGCGAGGAGGGCGCCGGATCCGCTGGCCATGCCCGCCCGGAGCTGAGCACCGCCTTCGTCGCTCCCCGCAGCCCCGTCGAGGAGCAGCTGGCGAGAGTCTGGTGCGGCCTGCTGGGCCTCGACCGAGTGGGCGTTCACGACAATTTCTTCCAGCTCGGTGGCCACTCGCTGCTGGGCGTGCAGCTGGTCTCCCGCATGCGCGAGAGCTTCGGCGTCGATCTCTCGCTGCGGGCGCTCTTCGAGACCCCGACGGTGGCGGCGCTGGCGGAGACGGTGGCGGAAGGCGGCGGGGACGGTGAGGCGGCCGCAGCGGCGGCGACTTCCCAGCCGGCCATCCAGCGCGTGGCCCGGCGCTCCGAGGCGTCGCAGGACGTGGATCTGGATCAGCTCTCCGAAGACCAGATGGACGATCTGTTGGCGGAGCTGCTGGCTCAGGAGGAAAGCGGCTCATGAGCCTGGCGGGTAAGGGCCTAGAGGGCAAGAGCCTGGAGGGGCTGACGGCGGAGCAGAAGAAGAAGCTCCTGGCCCAGCTGCTGGCCCAGCGCCAGCAGCCGCAGAGTTTCCAGCCGTCCTTCGCCCAGCAGCGGCTGTGGTTTCTCGATCAGCTGGAGGAAGGCGACGGCGCCACCTACAACAACTACATCGCCGTGGAGGCTCGCGGCAGGCTGCAGCCGGAGGCGCTGGAACGGGCCTTCCGCGAGGTGGTGCGGCGCCACGAGTCTTTGCGCACCCGCTTCGCCATGGAGGACGGCAAGCCGGTGCAGCTGGTGGAGAAGCGCCTGCGCATCCCCTTGCCGCTGGTGGATCTGTCGGCGCTGGCGGCGGCGGATGCGCAACGAGCCCAAGAGGAAGTGGAGCGGCTGGCGACGGTGGCCTCCCGCCGGACCTTCGATCTCACCCGCCTGCCCCTGCTCCGCCACACCCTGGTGCGGCTGGCGCCGGAGGAGCACGTGGTGCTGCTGAGCCTGCACCACATCGTCTCCGACGGCTGGTCCATGGGCGTGTTGATCCACGAGCTGGGGGTGCTCTACGACGCCTTCGTCCGCGGTGAGGAGTCGCCGCTTCCGCCCCTGCCGATCCAATACGTGGACTTCGCCCAATGGCAGCGGGAGCATCTGGACGGCGGCGTGTTGGAGCGCCAGCTGGGCTATTGGAAGCAGCAGTTGGCAGACCTGCCGGTGCTCGAGCTGCCCACCGACCGGCCGCGGCCGCCGGTGCAGACCCTGCGCGGCCGCACCTTCGTCGGCGAGCTGTGGCCCGGCGATCGGGAAGCCCTCAAAGGCGTCGGCCAGCTCGCCGGCGCCTCCCTCTTCATGGTCGGTCTGGCGGTGTTCAACGTGCTGCTGGCCCGCTATTCCGGCCAGCGGGACCTGCCCGTGGGGGCGCCGGTGGCCAACCGCGACCGGCTGGAGCTGGAGGGGCTCATCGGCCTGCTCATCAACACTCTGGTGCTGCGCACGGATGCCAGCGGTGACCCCAGCTTTGTGGAGCTTCTGGAACGGGTGCGGCGAACCTGCGTCGACGCCTACGGCAACCAGGACCTGCCCTTCGAGCTGCTGGTGGACCGCCTGGGCATCGCCCGAGACATGAGCCGGCCGGCGCTGGCCCAGGTGGTCTTTCGCCTCGAGCCCTTCCGGCCCGAGGAACAGACTCTTCGAGACCTGGTGCTCCAGCCGGTGCTGGCGGACAACGACACGGCGAAATTCGATCTCACCCTGGTGCTGGGAGAGTCGGCCAAGGGCTATTACGTCACCCTGGAATACAACTCGGATCTCTACGACGACGCCACCGCCCGGCGCATGGTGGCCCATTACGAACGGCTGCTGCTGGCGGTGTGCGAGAGCCCGGAAGAGTCCATCGGCCGGCTGTCCATGCTCTCGGAGGGGGAGCGGGAGCAGCTTCTGGCGTGGAATCCTGGGGCCAGCGAGCTCTCGGCTTCGCGGTTGGAGCGTCTTCCCCTGCACGAGCTCTTCGCCCGTCGGGCGGTGCAGACCCCCGAGGCTCCGGCGGTGACCTTCCGGGACCGCACCCTGAGCTACGGCGAGCTCGACGCCCAGGCCAATCGCCTGGCCCATCGGCTGCGGCAGCTGGGGGTGGGGCCGGAGGTGCCGGTGGCGCTGCTGCTCGAGCGCGGGCCGGAGATGGTGACGGCGATCCTGGCGGTGCTCAAGGCCGGGGGTGCCTACGTGCCCCTGGATCCCGCCTATCCGCCCCAGCGCCTGGCCTTCGTGGTCCAGGACTCCGGCGCCGCGCTGGTGATCACCGAGACGGCGCTGGCGGATCTGCTGAGCTCGGAGGAGACCTCCGGCGGGTCCTCGACGCCGCGGCTGGTTCTCGATCAAGAAGATCTCGGCTCTTTCCCCGCCACCGCCCCGGCTCCGTTGGCCACGAGGGATTCCTTGGCCTACGTCATCTACACCTCCGGCTCCACCGGCCGGCCCAAGGGGGTGCTCATCCCCCACTCCCATCCGGTGGACCTCTTCGCGGCCACCGAGCCGTGGTTCGAACCGGGGCCGGAGGACGTATGGACCCTCTTCCACTCCTTCGCCTTCGATTTCTCGGTGTGGGAGCTGTGGGGAGCCTTGCTCTACGGCGGCCGCCTGGTGGTGGTGCCCTACGAGGTGAGCCGTTCGCCGGAGGCCTTCCTGCGGCTGCTGCGGGCCCAGGGGGTGACGATGCTCAGCCAGACGCCGTCGGCCTTCCAGGCCCTCGTTCGTCAAGAAGCTGGTGTGGTGGACGACCCGGCCGAAGAGCCGGCGGAGCACGGGCCCTTGGCGCTGCGGGCGGTGGTCTTCGGCGGCGAGGCCCTGGAGGCCCGGTCGCTGGCTCCCTGGGTCCAGCGCCACGGCGATGAGGCTCCGCGATTGATCAACATGTACGGCATCACCGAGACCACCGTGCACGTCACCTATCGGCGGCTGCGGCGGGAGGACGTCTTGGGGAAGACCGACCCCGGCATCGGCGAGGCGATTCCCGATCAAAGCCTGCGCATCCTGGAGCCGCCGTTCTTCCAGGCCGGGGAGCCCTCTCCCATCGGAGTGCCCGGCGAGCTCTGCGTCGGCGGTGGACGGCTGGCCCGGGGTTATTTGGGGCGCCCGGCCCTCACCGCCCAACGCTTCGTGCCGGATCCCACCTCCGGCGACCCCGGGGCCCGCCTCTATCGTTCCGGCGACCGCGGCTGCTACCGCGCCGACGGTTCGGTGGAATACCTCGGGCGCATCGACCAGCAGCTCAAATTGCGTGGCTTCCGCATCGAGGCGGGGGAGGTGGAGGCGGCGCTGTTGGAGCATCCGGCGGTGAGCGCGGCGGTGGTGACAGTGCATTCGGGAGACGCTGGTGATCCTCGCCTGGTGGCCTACCTGGTGGTGCCGGAGGGCACCTCCCCGGAGGTGGAGAGCCAGGCTCGAGAGCTGGCCCGGGAGCGGCTGCCGGAGTACATGGTGCCGGCGGCCTACGTGCGGCTGTCGGAGCTGCCCCTCACCGCCAACGGCAAGGTGGACCGCAAGCGCTTGCCGGCCCCCGGAGCCCAGGCGGTGGTGCGCGGCGAGGTGGTGCCCCCCCAGGGGGCCGTGGAGGAGAAGGTCGCCGCCATCTGGGGCGAGGTGCTGGGTCTCGACGAGGTAGGGACGGAGGATACCTTCTTCGACCTCGGCGGCCATTCGCTGCTGATGGTGCAGGTGCACGAGAAGCTTCGCCAGGCCTTCCCGCAGGAGGTCACCATGCTCGATCTCTTCCGGCACCCGACGGTGGCCAGCCTGGCGGCCTTCCTGGAGCAGGCGGAAGGCGCCGCGGGCGAAGGCCCGTCCGCCCCGGAACCGGCGTCGGTGGGCCAGGGCTACAGCCGGGCGGAGCAGCGCAAGCGCTCGGCTCGTCGTCCAGCCCGGCGTCCAGCTCGTCGTCCAGTTCGGCGCCGCGGCGATAGGGGCGGGACGGCCGGGGAGGAGGACGGATGAGCCGAGAGACTCCGGTGGAAGAGCCGGCCATCGACCCCAAGAACCTCAGCGCGGAGCAGAAGCGCGAGCTCCTGGCACGGCTGCTGGCCAAGAAGAAGGCTCGAGGGCAGGGAGCGGAACAGGGTCCGGAGGCTGCGCAGGAGGCTGCGGCAGCTCCCCCCGAGCCCCAGACCTTCCCCCTCTCCTTCGCCCAGCAACGGCTGTGGTTTCTGGATCAGCTGGATCCGGGCAATCCGGCCTACAACAACTACGTGACGGTGGACGTCAAGGGCGCGCTGGACACGGCGGTGCTCGAACGAGCCGTGGCCCACGTGGTGGAACGCCACGAGGGATTGCGCACCGCCTTCGCCTACCGCGGGGAAGAGCCGGTACAGAGCATCGAGGAGGCCCCGCGAGGGCGCCGCCGAGTGCGCCTGCCGGTGATCGATCTCGAGGGTTTGGATCCGACGGAACTGGATTCCGGGAGACGGGACTTTGGGACACGGCGGCGGGAAGCGACCCGGCTGGCGGTGGCGGAGGCCGCCCGGCCCTTCGATCTCGAGCGCCCGCCCTTGCTGCGGGCGGCCCTGGCCCGTCACCATCGGGAGCACCACGCCCTGATGTTGACGGTGCACCACATCGTCTCCGACGGCTGGTCCGTGACCTTGTTGATTCGCGAGGTCGCCCAGCTCTACGCCGCCTTCGCCGCCGGTCAGCCCTCGCCGTTGCCGCCGTTGCCCATCCAGCCGGTGGACTTTGCCCAATGGCAGCGGGATCGGCTCTCCGGCGAACGCCGGTCACGCCAGCTGGACTTCTGGCGCCGGCGGCTGGAAGGTCTGGAGCCCTTGGAGCTGCCGGCGGATCGCCCTCGCCCGCCGGCCCCCACCGGTCGCGGGCTGCGGGTGCGCAGCCTCCATGGCGGCGAGACCGTCCAGCTGCTGGAGGAGCTCGGCGGCCGCCGCGACAGCTCCCTCTTCATGACCCTGCTCTCGGTCTTTGCGGTGTTGCTGGCCCGGCTGGGTGGAAGCACCGACCTGGCTCTCGGCACCCCCGTCAGCCACCGGGACCGGCGCGAGCTGGAGGGCATGTTGGGACTGCTCATCAACACCCTGGTGCTGCGGGTGGAGCTCGATCCCAGGCTGCCCTTCGACCAGCTCCTGGCGCGGGTGCGGGATCGCTGCCTGGAGGCCTACGAGCACCAGGAAGTGCCCTTCGAGCTGCTGGTGGACGAGCTGGTGCAGGACCGCGACCTCAGCCGCCCGCCGCTGGTACAGGTGATGTTCCAGCTCGACCAGCACGAGCATCTGATGGAGGGAGCGGAGCAGCTGCCGGGGCTCAAGCTGATTCCCCAGGAGACCGACTCCGGCACCGCCAAGCTCGACCTCAGCCTGATTTTGGAGCGCAAGGGGGACGAGCTGGCGGTGATCGTGGAGATCGACCAAGACCTCTTCGACCGCACCACCGGGCTGCGCTTTCTGCACGGCTACTCGCGGCTGCTGCACGCGGTGCTGGAACGGCCGGAGGCTCCCCTGGGAGAGCTCCAGCTGCTCTCGGCGCCGGAGCGCCATCAGCTGCTGCGGGAGTGGAATCATCGTCCGCGGCTGCCGAAGGTCGATTCTTCGGGCTCTCCGGACGCCTTCGCGGCGCTGGCGCTGCGCGGGGCGGTGCTGCTGGGCGATCCGTCGGCGACGGCGTTGGTGGGAGCCGGCGAGGAATGGACTTACTCTCAGCTGGCGTGTCGCACCCGGCTCCTGGCCCGCTGGCTGAGGAGCCAGGGCGTGGAACGGGGCACGCTGGTGGCTCTCTGTCTCGAACGCAGCCCCGCCATGGTGGCTGCTGCGCTGGCGGTGCTCGCCGCCGGTGGTGCCTACCTGCCCCTGGACCCGGCCCATCCCGCCGCCCGCACAGCGCTGGTCTTTGAGGATGCGATGCCGGCGCTGCTGCTCACCGACGAGGGCTCGCAGGGGAACTTGCCCCAAGGGTCTTGGACAATCCTGCACCTCGACCAGGGCGAGCCCCGGGAGATCTTGAGCGGTGAGCTGGACAGCCAAGACGCGGCTGACGACACCGAAGCTCTCGGGGATGCTACGGAGTCAGACCTGGCCTATGTCATCTACACCTCCGGTTCCACCGGCCGGCCCAAGGGGGTGGAGGTGCCCCGGAGCGGTCTCGCCGCCTTCCTGCGCTCCATGGCTCGCCGCCCCGGTCTCGGCGCCGGCGACACCCTGATGGCGGTGACCACCCTGGCCTTCGACATCGCCGCCTTGGAGCTCTTCCTGCCGCTGACGGTGGGAGCCCGGACGGTGGTGGCCACTGCCGCCGAGGCGGGGGATGGTGCGGGGCTGTCAGAGCTGCTGCAGCGGACCTGCGCCACCGTTGTTCAGGGCACCCCTGCCACCTGGCGGCTGCTGCTGGAGGCAGGGTGGAGGAGAGAGGGTGGTCTGAAGAAGGCCCTGTGCGGCGGCGAGGCTTTGCCCCGAGAGCTGGCGGAGTCATTGTTGGAGCTGGGACTGGAGGTGTGGAACCTCTACGGTCCCACCGAGACCACCGTCTGGTCCGCCGTCGACGCGGTGCGCTCAGGGGAACCCTGGGTGGCTTTCGGCGGCCCTCTCCACGGCACGACCCTCCAAGTGCTCGACGGTGGGCTACGGCCGGTGCCCCTGGGGGCGGTGGGGGAGCTCTACATCGGCGGCGCCGGGGTGACCCGCGGCTACCGGCACCGCCCGGCCCTCACCGCCGAGCGCTTCCTGCCGGATCCGCTGGCGGCGCAGGATGGAGAAGCCTCCGGCGCCCGCATGTACCGCACCGGCGATCTGGTGCGCTGGCTGCCGGACGGCCGGCTGCGCTTCCTGGCGCGGGTGGATCATCAGATCAAGCTGCGGGGCTACCGCATCGAGCTGGGGGAGATCGAGAGCGCTCTGGCGTCCCTGTCTTCGGAGCAGGAAGGGGCGATTCGGAGAGCACCGATTCAAGGAGTCGCCGTGGCGTTGCGCACCACGACGGCGGGCGAGCCGGCGCTGGTGGCCTACGTGGTGAGCCCGGAGCTCCAGAAGCTGGAGCCGGAGGAGCAGGTGCGGTGCCGGGAGGAGTGGCGCCAGGAGCTCACCCGGCGGCTGCCCGGCTACATGGTGCCGAGCTTCTTCGTGCTCTTGGATCAGCTCCCCACCACCGCCAGCGGCAAGCTCGACCGCCGGGCACTGCCCCAGCCCGAGGCGCCGGCTGCGGATCGCCGGCGAGAGCCTCCGGCGACGGAGACCGAGGAACGGCTGGCGGAGATCTGGGGCGAGATCCTGGGCCTCGACGAGCTGGGGGTGGAAGAGAGCTTCTTCACCCTCGGTGGCCACTCCTTGCTGGCGGTGCGCATGCTCAGCCGGGTGAGCTCGCGGCTGGAGGTGGAGCTGCCGGTGCAAGCGGTCTTCGACGCCCCCACCGTGCGCCGGCTGGCGGCACGGGTGGATGCTCTGCGCTGGGCTCGCCAGGCCCCCGAAGAAGACTTGGGGGACGACCGGGAGGAGTTCGAGCTATGACCCGGGTTGTGGAGGAAGAATCGGTGCAGGGGCGGTCCGTCTTCGAGCTGCTGGAAGCCCTTCAAGCCCTCGACGTGCGGGTGTGGGTGGAGGGGGAGAAGCTGCGCCTCAACGCCCCCAAGGGCGCTCTCACCGCCGAGCTCAAGGACGAGCTGCGCC
This window contains:
- a CDS encoding amino acid adenylation domain-containing protein encodes the protein MSRETPVEEPAIDPKNLSAEQKRELLARLLAKKKARGQGAEQGPEAAQEAAAAPPEPQTFPLSFAQQRLWFLDQLDPGNPAYNNYVTVDVKGALDTAVLERAVAHVVERHEGLRTAFAYRGEEPVQSIEEAPRGRRRVRLPVIDLEGLDPTELDSGRRDFGTRRREATRLAVAEAARPFDLERPPLLRAALARHHREHHALMLTVHHIVSDGWSVTLLIREVAQLYAAFAAGQPSPLPPLPIQPVDFAQWQRDRLSGERRSRQLDFWRRRLEGLEPLELPADRPRPPAPTGRGLRVRSLHGGETVQLLEELGGRRDSSLFMTLLSVFAVLLARLGGSTDLALGTPVSHRDRRELEGMLGLLINTLVLRVELDPRLPFDQLLARVRDRCLEAYEHQEVPFELLVDELVQDRDLSRPPLVQVMFQLDQHEHLMEGAEQLPGLKLIPQETDSGTAKLDLSLILERKGDELAVIVEIDQDLFDRTTGLRFLHGYSRLLHAVLERPEAPLGELQLLSAPERHQLLREWNHRPRLPKVDSSGSPDAFAALALRGAVLLGDPSATALVGAGEEWTYSQLACRTRLLARWLRSQGVERGTLVALCLERSPAMVAAALAVLAAGGAYLPLDPAHPAARTALVFEDAMPALLLTDEGSQGNLPQGSWTILHLDQGEPREILSGELDSQDAADDTEALGDATESDLAYVIYTSGSTGRPKGVEVPRSGLAAFLRSMARRPGLGAGDTLMAVTTLAFDIAALELFLPLTVGARTVVATAAEAGDGAGLSELLQRTCATVVQGTPATWRLLLEAGWRREGGLKKALCGGEALPRELAESLLELGLEVWNLYGPTETTVWSAVDAVRSGEPWVAFGGPLHGTTLQVLDGGLRPVPLGAVGELYIGGAGVTRGYRHRPALTAERFLPDPLAAQDGEASGARMYRTGDLVRWLPDGRLRFLARVDHQIKLRGYRIELGEIESALASLSSEQEGAIRRAPIQGVAVALRTTTAGEPALVAYVVSPELQKLEPEEQVRCREEWRQELTRRLPGYMVPSFFVLLDQLPTTASGKLDRRALPQPEAPAADRRREPPATETEERLAEIWGEILGLDELGVEESFFTLGGHSLLAVRMLSRVSSRLEVELPVQAVFDAPTVRRLAARVDALRWARQAPEEDLGDDREEFEL
- a CDS encoding SDR family NAD(P)-dependent oxidoreductase yields the protein MTFDPTRDPMPDEDESLPRETDIAIVGLAGRFPEARTIDELWANLRAGRECIRFFTEEELLAAGHDRQTLENPHFVPASGYLEDAAGFDAAFFGYSPREAEVLDPQHRLFLETAWLALEDAAHTPKGFDGLIGVFGGVTASSYLLFNLYGNRELFEQLGPTAIGISNDKDFVATRVSYKLDLKGPSVTVQTACSTSLVATHMACQSLLNHECDMALVGGASIGFPQKGGYVFHPQGIMSPDGHCRTFDAAAEGSVGGSGVAVAVLRRLEDALEDGDPIRAVIRGSAINNDGAHKVGYTAPSVEGQAEVIAEALGIADLEPRQISFVETHGTATELGDPIEVDALKKVHGAPEDGEAYCTLGAVKANIGHLDCAAGIAGLTKAVLALEREEIPPVVHFEQPNPSLGLPGSAFRVADELIPWPRSAEPRRAGVSSFGLGGTNAHVVLEEAPAPAPSGPSRPWQLLRWSARTASSLDQATIHLAARLEAQPETPLADVAYTLAVARTPFEHRRMLVCRESSEEVPADALEALAGDQQQRMLSGRALDRRRSVAFLFAGLGDQYIGMAAELYRQEEEYRRWFDRCAEAVKERLDVDLVDLLYGEDFSDAGAEEAAAPKTDQPQQEAKLDFRALVGRGKKPASPRERELERTLVAQPALFAVGYSLARLWMSWGLEPSALLGYSLGEYVAACVAGVLELEDALALVCERARLIETVEAGAMVAVPLAAAETEAYLGEELSLAAVNGPQMSVVSGAEAVVAALEERLGEAGLVCRRLDTHHAFHSSLLESIAGELTELVSGFTTRPPQIPYISNVTGTWIRDEEATDPAYWARHLTQTVRFADGIAELWRQENRVLLEVGPGQSLGSLALQQGLDAAEGSAPRTVLATLPNRYDKTPDTAFLLSALGQLWLAGVEADAEALYAGEDRRRVHLPGYAFDHQHYFVEPTPRFAAVPREERLPVEEWFHAPSWLRSRRPSPQMDRESLLQRAAERRWLLLEDALEEGAEEAPDELTQSFAALLEESGAAVIRARPGDEFQEPDENDGVYRLRPGHRDDFAALLRSLRAAETVPDSIVHLWSLGSGDAEASPADREEQAFDRGYASLIALAQALGPLPGEEPVDLWVVADGLFEVCGGEAIDPLKATLLGPCRVLPLEVPQMRTRLLELPPVPASDSAVDAGLARPSAEELLNELLSSQQETFQKEPVTALRRGRRWTPAYEALPPEAPEPAATLRHQGVYLITGGLGGLGRGCGEYLARHLQARLVLVGRHGLPLREEWPALLEAEPGSPVAERIRSVQAMEEAGGEVLVAAADVADEEAMAGVVAQAVERFGAIHGLIHTAGVPGAGLLQLKTREMSRQVLRPKVAGTLVLERVLAEQPLETVVTFSALTALSGGIGQVDYCAANAFLGAWAAARAQRGLPATTVYWCAWKWDAWQSDLTSFDDRVQDAFREGRERFGLAMNEGMDALVQLVAAGVSEGVVSTTDLGAALGQELDVSQALEELGLGSSGDGPGGEEGAGSAGHARPELSTAFVAPRSPVEEQLARVWCGLLGLDRVGVHDNFFQLGGHSLLGVQLVSRMRESFGVDLSLRALFETPTVAALAETVAEGGGDGEAAAAAATSQPAIQRVARRSEASQDVDLDQLSEDQMDDLLAELLAQEESGS
- a CDS encoding amino acid adenylation domain-containing protein, whose protein sequence is MSLAGKGLEGKSLEGLTAEQKKKLLAQLLAQRQQPQSFQPSFAQQRLWFLDQLEEGDGATYNNYIAVEARGRLQPEALERAFREVVRRHESLRTRFAMEDGKPVQLVEKRLRIPLPLVDLSALAAADAQRAQEEVERLATVASRRTFDLTRLPLLRHTLVRLAPEEHVVLLSLHHIVSDGWSMGVLIHELGVLYDAFVRGEESPLPPLPIQYVDFAQWQREHLDGGVLERQLGYWKQQLADLPVLELPTDRPRPPVQTLRGRTFVGELWPGDREALKGVGQLAGASLFMVGLAVFNVLLARYSGQRDLPVGAPVANRDRLELEGLIGLLINTLVLRTDASGDPSFVELLERVRRTCVDAYGNQDLPFELLVDRLGIARDMSRPALAQVVFRLEPFRPEEQTLRDLVLQPVLADNDTAKFDLTLVLGESAKGYYVTLEYNSDLYDDATARRMVAHYERLLLAVCESPEESIGRLSMLSEGEREQLLAWNPGASELSASRLERLPLHELFARRAVQTPEAPAVTFRDRTLSYGELDAQANRLAHRLRQLGVGPEVPVALLLERGPEMVTAILAVLKAGGAYVPLDPAYPPQRLAFVVQDSGAALVITETALADLLSSEETSGGSSTPRLVLDQEDLGSFPATAPAPLATRDSLAYVIYTSGSTGRPKGVLIPHSHPVDLFAATEPWFEPGPEDVWTLFHSFAFDFSVWELWGALLYGGRLVVVPYEVSRSPEAFLRLLRAQGVTMLSQTPSAFQALVRQEAGVVDDPAEEPAEHGPLALRAVVFGGEALEARSLAPWVQRHGDEAPRLINMYGITETTVHVTYRRLRREDVLGKTDPGIGEAIPDQSLRILEPPFFQAGEPSPIGVPGELCVGGGRLARGYLGRPALTAQRFVPDPTSGDPGARLYRSGDRGCYRADGSVEYLGRIDQQLKLRGFRIEAGEVEAALLEHPAVSAAVVTVHSGDAGDPRLVAYLVVPEGTSPEVESQARELARERLPEYMVPAAYVRLSELPLTANGKVDRKRLPAPGAQAVVRGEVVPPQGAVEEKVAAIWGEVLGLDEVGTEDTFFDLGGHSLLMVQVHEKLRQAFPQEVTMLDLFRHPTVASLAAFLEQAEGAAGEGPSAPEPASVGQGYSRAEQRKRSARRPARRPARRPVRRRGDRGGTAGEEDG